Within the Alteromonas sp. M12 genome, the region AGGTTAAGGTTTTATGTCTGTCAGAGAATAGCAATTAGCAGCGTTATTTTCAGGGATAGTTACAAAAGTTGTAGGCACCTAAATTTAAGTAATCAATCTGTTTTTTTGGTAAGTAAATATAATAGGAATGAGACGATAGAGAGCGATTATCGCTTGTGATGTTGAGCCTCGACAATTAATTTACCTAAGTGACTGTTGTGCTAGTCCCATACCATCAAACGCTTTGATGGGCGCTACGGTTGTATCGTTTGTCTATGTGTTTACGAAAGATAAGAGGTAAAATGCTACAACCAGTGATCCGTGCTACGTTTCACTGGCAATTATTTTAATACGGTAGGAAAACTGACCTAATTTCGCACTTAGATGCTTGCAACAACAATGTTATAAACACTTTCAGGCGTAGCTGAATTAGCAGCAATTGCAATAGCTGCATTGCTACGGACATTTGCAATAACGTCTGCACGCGAATCAATTTCAACTTCTAGAATATCGAGTATTGCGTTTAAGTGGTCGCCTTCACCTTGGCTGATTTGTTCAACAACGATATCAAAGTTTTGTTGAATAAAAAGACCTGCGGTAACGTCGATACCTTTGCAGCTGTCTTGCGAAGAAACATTTGAAGACACGGCTGTTGTACCAAGATCCCAAATAACGTTAGAAATCGCCGCTGCGGTTCTATTGTCATCAAAAATCATTGCACCAATACCACATTGCTTCCACGGATTAACTTTCTTTTCCTGCGCCGTTGCAGAAGTAGATAAGCAAGCTGTAACTAAAGCAATTACAAGTGTAGTTTTTTTCATAATTGTTATCCTCAATAATATAAAGAAAAATTAATGGCATACTCAAACGATTCATCATAGTTAATCGATGTCCGTATATCATATGAACGGTGTTCCAAAAAACGCTGTTCGAATGCCAAATATTTACGATCTTGTGTCAGATCATTTAAGTACGACTGATACCCTATTGCTAGGAATACAGCATATTGCGGTGTGATGTTAAACACTCCACCTATCTCGGGTCCTGCAGAAAG harbors:
- a CDS encoding DUF3015 family protein; the protein is MKKTTLVIALVTACLSTSATAQEKKVNPWKQCGIGAMIFDDNRTAAAISNVIWDLGTTAVSSNVSSQDSCKGIDVTAGLFIQQNFDIVVEQISQGEGDHLNAILDILEVEIDSRADVIANVRSNAAIAIAANSATPESVYNIVVASI